In Dehalococcoidia bacterium, one DNA window encodes the following:
- a CDS encoding thiolase family protein, which produces MRDVAIVGAGMTRFGKYLDRNLKSLTREAVTAALDSCGMDKSVPQVAVVGNAAAGLGQGQECVRAQVVLRDMGIQGIPMINTENACASSSTAFQLAWLYVASGMYDIALAVGMEKMYSEDKAKVFSLFTAGTDVELAQQMLAYMKEQAEKAAKAAPGAVGEPGKSRSVFMDIYAAGARQHMERYGVTKEHFGKVAVKNHYNGSLNPHAQYREVYTLEEILASPLVAEPLTRLMCAPIGDGASAAVLVAKEKVFQYTTKPVWVRGSAVASGTDQRPPGITERVARAAYEMAGIGPGDVDVAEVHDATAPAELLIYEELGFCAPGEGARLIDEGATELGGRIPVNTSGGLLAKGHPVGATGVAQLYELFLQLRGEAGDRQVEGAKVGLTENGGGMVRGEAAAASVHILSL; this is translated from the coding sequence ATGAGGGATGTCGCCATCGTCGGCGCGGGGATGACGCGCTTTGGAAAGTACCTGGACCGCAACCTGAAGAGCCTCACGCGCGAGGCGGTTACGGCCGCGCTTGATTCCTGCGGGATGGACAAGTCGGTGCCGCAGGTCGCGGTCGTGGGCAATGCCGCCGCCGGGCTGGGACAGGGCCAGGAGTGCGTGCGGGCGCAGGTGGTGCTGCGCGACATGGGGATCCAGGGCATACCGATGATCAACACCGAGAACGCATGCGCAAGCTCCTCCACCGCCTTCCAGCTCGCGTGGCTCTACGTCGCTTCCGGCATGTACGACATCGCGCTGGCGGTGGGCATGGAAAAGATGTACAGCGAGGACAAGGCGAAGGTCTTCTCGCTTTTCACGGCGGGTACGGACGTCGAGCTGGCGCAGCAGATGCTCGCCTACATGAAGGAGCAGGCGGAGAAGGCTGCGAAGGCGGCGCCAGGAGCCGTCGGCGAGCCCGGGAAGTCGCGCAGCGTGTTCATGGACATCTACGCTGCGGGCGCCCGCCAGCACATGGAGCGCTACGGCGTGACAAAAGAGCACTTTGGTAAGGTGGCGGTGAAGAACCACTACAACGGTAGCCTCAACCCGCACGCCCAGTACCGCGAAGTGTACACACTCGAAGAGATACTGGCTTCGCCTCTGGTCGCCGAGCCCCTCACGCGGCTGATGTGCGCCCCCATCGGCGACGGCGCTTCCGCCGCCGTGCTCGTCGCCAAAGAGAAGGTGTTCCAGTACACGACGAAGCCCGTCTGGGTCCGCGGCTCGGCGGTTGCCTCCGGCACCGATCAGCGTCCGCCCGGGATCACCGAGCGGGTGGCGCGCGCCGCGTACGAGATGGCGGGTATCGGGCCGGGGGACGTCGATGTGGCGGAGGTGCACGACGCGACGGCCCCGGCGGAGCTGCTGATCTACGAGGAGCTGGGCTTCTGCGCGCCCGGCGAAGGGGCCCGCCTCATCGATGAGGGGGCAACAGAGCTCGGCGGCCGGATTCCCGTGAATACGAGCGGCGGGCTGCTCGCGAAAGGACATCCTGTCGGCGCTACGGGCGTTGCCCAGCTCTACGAGCTGTTCCTGCAACTGCGCGGCGAGGCCGGCGACCGCCAGGTCGAGGGCGCCAAGGTGGGGCTGACGGAAAACGGCGGCGGCATGGTGCGCGGCGAGGCGGCGGCCGCATCCGTGCACATCCTTTCACTATAG
- a CDS encoding glycoside hydrolase family 3 N-terminal domain-containing protein, which produces MKGTKGLPAYKDARRPLAERVADLLGRMTLDEKVAQLGAAWSTSLLEDGSFAEAKARELIGHGIGHITRIGGATTLRPEETAQLANEIQRFLREQTRLGIPAIVHEESCAGYTARDATCFPQAIGLAATWEPELIEEMTSVIRLQMRSVGAHQALAPVLDVVRDPRWGRTEETFGEDPHLISRIGVAYVKGLQGDDWKSGVVATGKHFIGYGASEGGLNWAPAHIPRRELLEVYAAPFEAAIREARLGSMMNAYHELDGVPCGASRELLEALLRDELGFEGVVVSDYTTLPMLVHYHHLTDSKPEAAALALEAGIDVELPELRYYGGPLREALEQGRIAMSLIDRSVARVLRMKFRLGLFEDPYVHAPSAAAVFDTTEQRQLALRVAEKSIVLLKNEGGLLPLSRSLKRIAVIGPSADDIRLMQGDYHYPSHLEITFAPAAAGAEPRPDAAPPDLSQHFVPMVSILQGIRNIAPDAEVFHAKGCDVLDPSTAGFAAAVEATLRAEVAVVCVGDRSGLVRGCTSGESSDRADLGLPGAQQALIEAVAATGRPVVVVLTVGRPAAVPWIAENVAAVLVAWLPGEEGGNAVARVLFGETAPGGKLPITFPRSVGQVPVYYGHKPSGGRTMWQGDYVDLPVSPLYAFGHGLSYTSFEYSGLKVSPEVVAPDGRVAISVDITNSGIRAGEEVVQLYLRDVVATVTRPVKQLAGFKRLALAPGETRTVTFRVDPRALAFYDRAMEFVVEPGDVEVMVGSSSEDIRLMGRFRIGGARRPVRGGEVAPTGVDVV; this is translated from the coding sequence ATGAAGGGAACGAAAGGCTTACCCGCATACAAGGATGCCCGCAGGCCGCTGGCCGAAAGGGTCGCCGACTTGCTGGGCCGGATGACCCTCGATGAGAAGGTGGCGCAACTGGGGGCAGCGTGGTCGACGTCGCTGCTGGAGGACGGTTCGTTCGCGGAAGCAAAGGCGCGGGAGCTGATCGGCCACGGGATCGGGCACATAACGCGCATCGGCGGCGCGACGACGCTGCGTCCCGAGGAAACGGCGCAGCTGGCGAATGAGATCCAGCGGTTTCTCCGTGAGCAAACGCGTCTCGGTATCCCGGCAATAGTCCACGAGGAAAGCTGCGCCGGCTACACAGCCCGCGACGCCACCTGCTTCCCCCAGGCGATCGGGCTGGCGGCCACCTGGGAGCCGGAGCTCATCGAGGAAATGACGTCCGTCATCCGGCTCCAGATGCGGTCGGTGGGGGCGCACCAGGCGCTGGCGCCCGTCCTCGATGTCGTGCGCGACCCCCGCTGGGGGCGGACGGAGGAGACGTTCGGCGAAGACCCGCACCTCATATCACGCATTGGGGTCGCCTATGTGAAGGGACTCCAGGGCGACGACTGGAAGAGCGGTGTCGTCGCCACGGGAAAGCACTTCATCGGCTACGGCGCCTCAGAAGGGGGCCTCAACTGGGCGCCCGCGCATATCCCCCGGCGGGAGTTGCTGGAAGTATACGCGGCCCCTTTCGAGGCGGCGATACGGGAGGCGCGCCTCGGGTCGATGATGAACGCGTACCACGAGCTCGACGGCGTCCCCTGCGGCGCCTCGCGCGAGCTTCTCGAAGCGCTCCTACGCGATGAGCTCGGCTTCGAGGGCGTCGTCGTCAGCGACTACACCACGCTTCCCATGTTGGTGCACTACCACCACCTGACGGATTCAAAGCCGGAGGCGGCGGCGCTGGCGCTCGAAGCCGGAATCGACGTTGAGTTGCCGGAGCTGCGTTATTATGGCGGGCCGCTTCGGGAGGCGCTGGAACAGGGCCGGATCGCGATGTCGCTCATCGACCGGTCGGTCGCGCGGGTGCTGCGCATGAAGTTCCGGCTCGGCCTCTTCGAAGACCCGTACGTGCATGCCCCGTCCGCGGCCGCCGTCTTCGATACGACGGAGCAGCGGCAACTGGCGCTTCGCGTCGCCGAGAAGTCGATCGTGCTGCTCAAGAACGAAGGCGGTCTCCTGCCGCTGAGCCGCTCGCTCAAGCGGATCGCGGTCATCGGCCCCAGCGCCGACGACATTCGCCTGATGCAGGGCGACTATCACTACCCGTCCCACCTGGAAATAACGTTTGCGCCCGCGGCAGCCGGCGCCGAGCCGCGCCCCGACGCTGCGCCGCCCGATCTGTCGCAGCATTTCGTGCCGATGGTGTCGATATTGCAGGGCATCCGCAATATCGCGCCGGATGCGGAGGTCTTCCACGCGAAGGGCTGTGATGTGCTCGACCCCTCGACGGCGGGTTTCGCCGCGGCGGTGGAGGCCACCCTTCGCGCCGAGGTCGCGGTCGTTTGCGTTGGCGACAGGTCGGGTCTCGTTCGCGGCTGCACCAGCGGCGAGTCGAGCGACCGCGCCGATCTGGGGCTGCCGGGCGCGCAGCAGGCGCTGATCGAGGCGGTAGCGGCCACAGGGCGGCCCGTCGTCGTCGTCCTCACCGTCGGGCGCCCGGCCGCGGTCCCGTGGATAGCAGAGAACGTGGCGGCGGTGCTCGTCGCCTGGCTGCCCGGCGAGGAGGGCGGAAACGCTGTCGCCCGCGTCCTCTTCGGCGAGACGGCGCCGGGAGGGAAGCTGCCCATCACGTTTCCCCGCTCCGTCGGGCAGGTTCCGGTCTACTATGGGCACAAGCCGTCCGGGGGTCGCACGATGTGGCAGGGCGACTACGTGGACTTGCCGGTATCGCCGCTGTACGCCTTCGGGCACGGCCTGAGCTACACGTCGTTCGAATACAGCGGGCTGAAGGTGAGTCCGGAAGTGGTCGCCCCGGACGGGAGGGTCGCGATCAGTGTGGACATAACGAACAGCGGCATTCGGGCGGGCGAGGAGGTCGTGCAGCTCTACCTGCGGGACGTAGTCGCCACGGTGACGCGGCCCGTCAAACAGCTTGCCGGGTTCAAGCGGCTGGCCCTCGCGCCGGGAGAGACGCGCACGGTGACCTTCCGCGTCGACCCGCGTGCGCTCGCGTTCTATGACCGGGCGATGGAGTTCGTGGTCGAGCCGGGAGACGTGGAAGTGATGGTGGGCAGCTCGTCGGAGGACATACGGTTGATGGGCCGCTTTCGGATCGGGGGCGCGCGGCGGCCGGTGCGAGGGGGCGAGGTCGCGCCCACGGGCGTCGACGTAGTCTGA
- a CDS encoding NAD(P)/FAD-dependent oxidoreductase → MSLVRTAMKAAGLAFLAILAVVGFVRFVLRDRRRIEAPNAWPRIVVLGAGFGGLSAVRTLHRRLGDHAHVRLIDRHNDHLFTPLLYEVATWALDPYEVASPLRQYAGRRGIEFRRATVQGIDFERCRVLLDGDEEHYDYLIIALGSATNFFGNESAQRHALPLKWIEDGLAIRNHVIDMLEEAVQTREAQERRRLLTFVIVGGGSTGVEAAAALMDFLRKVIPSDYPLLSMDEARVVVVELAGRLLGHMGERMAKAALTKLRESGVEVWLNTRPAEVLPDQLLLADGRRLATRTMIWATGVRAPDLVTSLDAPHGSSGGLLVDQFLQVQGRPGVYAVGDNAHIEDPRTREPVPLLAQSAEEEGKAAAENVVRSIRGRPQKPFRFRSKGNVISLGGLAGAAEIGPFLFEGILGWAVWRGIHLMKIASVRNRVMVALDWAVGILYGLDTARLEMQPVPHPEDARPAKKERAA, encoded by the coding sequence ATGTCGCTCGTGCGCACAGCGATGAAAGCTGCGGGGCTCGCTTTCCTGGCGATTCTTGCCGTGGTAGGCTTTGTCCGCTTTGTCCTGCGCGATCGGCGGCGGATCGAGGCTCCCAACGCTTGGCCGCGGATCGTCGTCCTGGGGGCGGGTTTCGGCGGCCTCTCCGCCGTCCGCACGCTGCACCGGCGTCTTGGCGACCACGCTCACGTCCGGCTGATCGACCGGCACAACGACCATCTTTTCACGCCCCTGCTGTACGAGGTCGCCACGTGGGCGCTCGACCCGTATGAGGTGGCGAGCCCGCTGCGGCAGTACGCGGGACGCCGCGGCATCGAGTTCCGGCGCGCGACGGTGCAGGGGATCGATTTCGAGCGTTGCCGCGTGCTTCTCGACGGCGATGAAGAACACTACGACTACCTGATCATCGCTCTCGGTTCCGCCACCAATTTCTTCGGCAACGAGAGCGCGCAGCGGCACGCCCTCCCTCTGAAGTGGATCGAGGACGGGCTGGCGATCCGCAACCACGTCATCGATATGCTGGAGGAGGCCGTGCAGACGCGGGAGGCGCAGGAAAGGCGCAGGCTGCTCACGTTCGTGATAGTCGGCGGCGGCTCGACGGGTGTTGAGGCAGCCGCCGCACTGATGGACTTCCTGCGCAAGGTGATACCATCGGACTACCCCTTGCTGAGCATGGACGAAGCGCGGGTGGTCGTCGTCGAGCTTGCGGGAAGGCTACTCGGCCACATGGGCGAACGGATGGCGAAGGCCGCGCTCACGAAGCTGAGGGAATCAGGGGTCGAGGTCTGGCTGAACACGCGGCCCGCCGAGGTCCTGCCCGACCAGTTGTTGCTCGCGGACGGAAGAAGACTGGCGACGAGAACGATGATCTGGGCGACGGGTGTTCGCGCTCCCGACCTGGTCACTTCGCTTGATGCTCCACACGGCTCCAGCGGCGGGCTCCTGGTAGACCAGTTTCTTCAGGTACAGGGACGGCCAGGTGTGTACGCCGTGGGTGACAACGCCCACATCGAAGACCCTCGCACACGCGAGCCGGTGCCGCTCCTCGCCCAGTCGGCAGAGGAAGAGGGCAAAGCCGCCGCGGAGAACGTGGTGCGGTCCATCAGGGGACGGCCTCAGAAGCCTTTCCGGTTCCGCTCGAAGGGAAACGTGATCTCGCTGGGCGGCCTTGCGGGCGCGGCAGAGATCGGCCCCTTCCTGTTCGAGGGCATCCTGGGCTGGGCCGTATGGCGCGGCATCCACCTGATGAAGATCGCCAGCGTACGCAACCGGGTAATGGTCGCCCTCGACTGGGCGGTCGGCATATTGTACGGGCTCGATACCGCCCGCCTTGAGATGCAGCCCGTGCCGCATCCCGAGGACGCGCGGCCGGCAAAGAAGGAGCGGGCCGCCTAG